A segment of the Neisseria chenwenguii genome:
GGAAACGAAGGGAATCAGCTTGCGGCCGTGTCCGCCGTCAATCACTAAAACATCGTGGGCACCGGTATCCATAAGGCTGTTTACTTTGCCTAAAACTACGCCGTCTTTGTTGCTTACGGTCATGCCGACCAAGTCTGCCCAGTAGTATTCGTCTTCTTCGGCAGGCTCGAAGGCTTCGCGCGGAATTTCGATGGTGTAGCCGCGCAGCGCAAAGGCTTGGTCGCGGTCGTCGATGCCCTCAAATTTGACTTGGAGTTCGCCGCCTGCGATTTTGCCGGATTCGAGCGTGACGGTCAGGGTTTTGCCGTCTTTGCTCAGATGCCACTCGGGGTAGTCCAGCAGGCTGTCGGTGTATTCGGTGTCGGCGGCGATTTTCAGCCAGCCTTTGATGCCGAATACGCCTTTGATGTAGCCCATGGCTACCCGTTGTTGCGTATTGTTCATGGCTTAAGCGGCAACTTGTTGCTCTTTAACCAGTTTGACAACGGCGGGGCTGACTTGCGCGCCTTGTGCAACCCAGTGGTTCAGGCGGTCGGCGTTCAGGCGGACGCGCTCTTGTTTTTCGTTGGCAACGGGGTTGTAGAAACCTAAGCGCTCGATAAAACGGCCGTCGCGGCGGTTACGCGAGTCGGTTACGATGACGTTGAAGAAAGGGCGGTGTTTAGAGCCGCCACGGGCCAAACGGATAACTACCATTTTGAAGTCCTTGTATGAATTCGGAGAATATGGAAGCGGGCAATTTTAGGTCAATTTGCGGTTTTTACGCAAGTATTTATTGACGGAATTTGCGTTTTTCGGCGGCTTTGGGCGGCAGCAGGCTGCGCTTGGCCTGAACCAGCGTCTTGTCGTCGGGCGAGGGAGTCAGGGTAAAGCCTGATTTTTCGGCGAGTTTGAGCATGGCGGTGTTTTTTTTGAGGATTTCGGCGCTGATGCTTTGGTAGCCCTGTTGTGTGGCCAAAGCGATAATGTGCTGCATCAGGATAGGGGCCAAACCGCTGCCGCGCGCGCTTTCGGCGAGGGTGATGCCGAATTCGCATTCGTCGCGGGAGAGGCGGGCGATGCGGCTGACGCCGATGATGAGGCCGTCTGAATTTTCGGTGACGAATGCGCCCTCGCTGAACCAGTCGAGATTGCTGAAACGGGCGAGGGTGGCGGGCGGCAGCTCGTTGGTTTGCGCCATGAAGCGGGTGTAGCGCGCTTCGGGGGAAAGGTTGCGGACAAACTGCTGCTTGGCTTCGGCATCTTCGGGCTCAAACGGGCGGATGCCGGCGCTTTCGCCGTTTTTCAGACGGCATGTCTGCGGGAAGCCGTCGGGGTAGGGGGCAAGCACGTTTTCGGGTGGCTGCTGCGCGGGTTCGGCCTTGCCTAAAAATTCGGCGGCGGCTTCGCCTGTGGTGCGGATGAACTCGGCGGCTGCGGCTTTGCGGCTGCGCAGGATTTCGGCGGCGGCCTGTTTGAGTGGCTGCGCGGATTTGGCGGCGGGTTTTGCGTTTGGTTTTTCACTGTTTTTTTCAGGCGCGGCAGCGGGTTTTTCAGACGGCTTCAGGCTGCTGAACGTGCTGCTGCCGTAGAAACGCAGGCGGATTTCGCCGCAGTCGGTCTGCGCGGCGGAAAGCGCGTTGAGCGTGTGCAAAAACTGGGCGGTGGCGGCGCGGTGTTCGGGCAGATTGAAAAAATTGTCCAAATGCGCGGCGTCGAGCGTGGTAAACGGCGGCAGAACGGCGGTCGTCCGGCCTTGATGGCGGGCGGTGACGATGTCGCCGTAGCGCGGGTGTTTGAAAAACGCCAGTTCGCTGTGGAACCTGCCGTCGTCTTGTTGCGGCGGCAGGTTGAGGGCTTTGGCGAGTGCGTCAAGGTCTTGTTCGGCAAGCGCTTTTTCAATGGCTTTGGGTTTGATGTTTTTCAGACGGCCTGATTTCGGCGCGGCGGTTTGCAACTGGATTTCCTGCAAAGCGGCGGCTTGGTTGCGCATATGAAGCGTGCGCAGTGCGGCCTCGGGGCAGTCAAACTGCAACAGGCCGTCTGAAACGCGGCTGCTGATGAGGAGCAGCTTGTCGGACTGTTTGGCGTAAACGGCAAGCATATTCGTCAGCTCGGTTTCGTGGTGCGGGCTGTCGGGTGCGACGACGGCGAGCAGCGCCTGCGTGTCGGGCTGTTGCAGATAATGCGCGGCTTGGCTGCGGAACAGCGCGGGCGTGGGGCTGCTGCCGAGAAAGCCTTGTTCGGGCAGCGGTTTTTCAGACGGCATGGCCAGCGCGATGCCGTAGTTTGCGGCTTCGTTTTGCAGCCAGCCGGTGGGGCTGTCGGACAAAACGGTCAGTTTGTTTACAGGATTGATGTCAGCCAAACGGGCGTGTAGCGCGGCTTCCAGCGTTTGGCTGTCAAATGCGGGCAGGAAATTGCAATGGCGGCTCAGGCTTTCCAAAACGGCGCGTTCGGTGTCGTCTGCATTGTGCGGGCAGTAAAGAATCACGGGCGTGTGGCGGGCGAACTGGCGGATGGCGCTGAACAGTTTCCGCTGGTTTTCCAAAGGGTTATGCTGGATGACGGCAACGCGGGTGTGGCGGTTGTGGCCGAAACGGTTGAGCCAGTCAGCGGCGGACGTGGGCGAGAGCGGGTAGTTCAGGCTGATGTGGCGCGACACGCCTTGCTGCATTTTGCGCAGCATAATGCCGATTTCGCGGCTGACGGCGGTGTGGCCGGTCAGCAGCGCAGCGTAGCCTGCGGGGAAATCGGGTAGCGTGCCCGCATTGAGTGCCTGTGCGGGAAGCTGGATGCCGGCAGCGTTGCAGACACTGATGCTGAGTTCGGCGCCGTGGTGTTTTTTGACGGCTTCGGCGGCGGTTTGGCGCGCCTCTTCGCCGAGCGTTTCCCAATCCTGTACGGCGATGACGTGATGGAACTGCTGTTTGCGGCAGGCTTTAAACAGTGCGTCGTAGGTTTCGGGCAGGGTAACGGCGATGACCAAATCGACGGGTTCGCTGATTTTGGCAAGGGTGGGGTAGGCGGTCAGACCGGCAACGGTTTTGTGGCGCAGGTTGACGGGCGTGATTCTGCCTTCGAACGCGGAACCGAGCAGGGCGGTGAGGATGCGCTCGCCCAAGCTGTGCGCCCGTTCGCTGGCGCCGACGAGGACGATGTGCTGCGGTGAGAAGAAATAGCCGGGCATGGATTGGACGGTCATGGCGGTTTCCTTTCGGGCGGTAAGGCCGTCTGAAAATGGTGTGTGGTGTGGGTGTTGGGATTTTTGTAAAAATCAAAAAAGGCCGGAATTTTTATAAAAGAGTCGGAAGGCCGTCTGAAAACTTAACCTTTTCTTTGCCGTGCTCTGATCGCAGGAAATTCGACTTGTGGGACGTCGCTTGGGGTGAGCTGGCATGGTCTGCACGCTGTAAACCGCGTAGGTCGGATTCGAGAATCCGACCTACGGCCTGCTGAAAAGCCGGGCTGAAGCCCGGCCTACAGTTGAAAGCAGCTTTCGCAGATGTTTCGGCATTTGGGCGGGGTTTCGCAAGGAAAGCGGTCTGTGTTTTTTAAATTCCATACGCATTATAAAAGGCCGTCTGAAAAGCGGCAAAGGATTTCAGACGGCCTTGGAAGGTGAGTGTGGTTTGTTGTTGTCCGGCTGCTTCATCGCGGTTCCTAAAAGATTGAGGCCGTCTGAAAGTTTTATGGACGTCATTCCCGTGCAGGAGGGAATCCACATTTGAGTTTCTGAAACTTATGTTCAAACAAGATATTGCCTGTTTTTAACCGTGGATTCCCGCCTGCGCAGGAATGACGACGGTTAGGTAATTAACGGTTTCAGACGGCCTCAAGCGGATGTTTATTATTTTTGCACAGGTCTCGGCCTGTTTTCAGAGGGCTTTTTTCTTGGGCAGTACAAAATGCATATTGAGGCCGTTTGGCTTGACGTTTTGGGCGTTGATTCTGCCGTTGTGCTGCTCGATGATGTGCTGGGTCAGCGCCAAGCCCAGGCCGGTGCCGGGTTTGCTGGCGCTGGAGTCGGCGCGGTAGAAGGCGGTGAAGATGTGCGGAAGCTGCATTTCGTTTACGCCGGGGCCGTTGTCGGTGACGTTGATGATCCAGTTTTTGTTGTCTTGCGAGACGTTGACTTTGATGACGCTGCCTTCGGGGCTGTAATTCATGGCGTTGCGGATGACGTTGTCGAATGCGCGGTAGAGGTAGCTTTCGTTGGCGGAAACGGTGGCGTTTTCGGGGATTTTGGGATCGACGGCCAGTGAGACGGATTGCTGGTTTTGCTGGGCGACGGCCTGGCTGTCTTCAATCAGGTTGCTGAGGAAGGGCAGAAGTTTGAGGTCTTCTTTTTCCAGCGGCATGTTGGAGGTTTCCAGCCGCGACAGGGTCAGGAGTTCGCCGACCAGGGTATCCATGCGGGTCAGTTCGCCTTCGAGGCGTTTGAGGTAGGCTTCCTGTTTTTGCGGCTGCGCCTGAATCAGGCCGACGATGGCCTGCATGCGCGCCAGCGGAGAGCGCATTTCGTGGGAAACGTGGTGGAGGAGGTGGCGTTCTTTGGCGACGAGTTTTTGCAGTTTGTCGGCCATTTTGTCGAATTGGAACGCGAGGTGGGAAAGCTCGTCGTCGCGGCCGTCCATCTGCTGGGCGATGCGGGTTTCCAAATCGCCGCCGGCGATGCGGTCCATGCCGTTTCCGAGGATGCTGATGGGTTTGGTAATATTGTTGGCCAGAATATAGGCCAGCAGCAGGCCGACTAAGATGATGAACGACAAGATGATGAATTCGTGCCAAATCGGGGAGAGCGGCAGGCCGGGAATGAACAGCGGGCTGGGCAGACGCTGGGCTTGGCGGTTGTCCCAGCCGTTGATGAAGAAGAGGTATTCTTCGCCGAAACGGTCGTATTCGATGTGGGCGAGGTCGGACTCGGGGTTGTTGGCGGCGAAGGCGCGGGCGCGCTCGACGGTCTGGCTGTCGACGTCGCGGCCGAGGATGTCGGTTTTGTCGTCGCCGAGGATGACGTAAACGGAATCGGAAACGGGGTTGTCTTTCCACTCGTTGAGGATTTCGCGCGCGCCGTTGTCGCCGCGGGCGCGGAAGGCGGAAACCATGCTGTTCATCAGTGTGGTTTCGATGGTGCGCCGTTGGTTGAACTGGTTTTCGGCCAGTGTGTCCTGCACGAGCCAGAATGAAAAACTCGCCACGAAGATTGCGCAGACGATGACTGCGCAAAATGTGGCGAAGATGCGTTGAAACAGTTTCATTGAACGCTTCGGTCTTTAGTTTTTAACAAAGAGATAGCCCAAACCGCGCACGGTCTGAATCAGCGAGGCGTCGCCGAGTTTGTGGCGGATGCTGGAAATGTGCACGTCGATGCTGCGGTCGAATTTCGCCAGCTTGCGGTCAAGGGCTTCGACGGACAGGGTTTCTTTGCTGACAACCTGACCGGCATGGCGCATCAGGACTTCCAAGAGGTTGAACTCGGTGCTGGTCAGCTCGAGCGGCTCGTCTTTGATGGTGGCCTGGCGTTTGGCCGGGAAGAGCACGACGTCGCTGACGGCGATGCTGTTGGGCGTGTTGCTCTGCTCGCCGCTTTGTTGGGCGCGGCGCAGAATGGCGTTGATGCGGGCCAACAGCTCGCGCGGGGTACAGGGTTTGGGAACGTAATCGTCTGCGCCCATTTCGAGGCCGATGATGCGGTCGATGTCGTCGCCTTTGGCGGTCAGCATGATAATCGGCACGGTGCTTTGGCTGCGCACGTTTTTCAAAACGTCCAAGCCGTTCATTTTCGGCATCATGGAATCCAATACGACAACATCGTATTGGCCGGTCAGGATTTCCTGGACGCCCGCTTCGCCGTCGGGAACGCTGTGGATGTTGAGCCCTTCGGCGGTCAGGTATTCGGTCAAAAGTTCGGTCAGCAAAGCGTCGTCATCTACCAGTAATACGCGGCTCATGGGGTTTCCTTTTTCATGGTTGGCGCGGGCGTATGCCTGCGCAGGTAGGGAATACGGCAATCTTAACACGCAAGTTGCGTCGGCTGATAGCGTGTGTTTCTATGCTTTTGCGCTTTTTTGCAATGGCTTTGACGGCCTTTACATTTTTCAGATAGCCTTATTTTGCTTTGGAAACGGCGGCGGTGCAGGTAATTTTTTTAAGTTTTTCAAAGCGTAAAAATTTGCCGTACGCCGTTTGGCATTGCACGTCTGCTTCGGCGGCAAGCGGTTGCAGGGCGGGGTGGGCGGCGATTTGGGTTTGGTAGTAGGGAATGTGGTAGGGGTAGTAGTAATACATCGCCTGCATCCATTTGCGCGCTTCGGCGGTTTTGCCCTGCCGCTGGTAGTAAAGGCCGACTTGGTGGGCGTTGGCATACGGGCGGTAGGTCAGCGCAGCGAGAGCAGCTTTTTCGGCAACGGGGTTGATGGTGTTGTCGGTAGGAGAGAAGTGGCGCGCCAAACCCAACTCGGCGTAGTAGCGCAGTATCGGGCTGTCGGCAGCGATTTGTTTCAGCCCGCTGATTTTTTGCTGGATTTTAACGGCGGTGTCGGTTTTCTGCTGTTGGCTGTATTCGGTCAGGTTGGTGTACGTCCAGCCCAGTTGCAGAATGCCGGCGATGATGCCCAGCGCGAGCAGGCCGCCGCCCAAGTTGCGCAGTTTGGCCTGCATGAGGCCGTCTGAAACGTCTTGCTGCTGCGCGGGCGAGAGCGAGAGCATCAGGCAGAACGGCGTGAGGAAATAGATATACCAAAGCGGATATTCGAGCATGCTGTGGCACATCGACACCGTCATCGTCGCCAAAAGCAGCAGCGATGCGGGATGGTTGGGACGGGAAAGCATACGCCAAACGGCAGTCAGAATGCAGGCGGCGACCAAAAGTGTTCCGACCAGCCCCATTTCGGCCAGTAGGTTTAAAACGATGTTGTGGGCATGGGTAAACAATACGCCGAGGATATTGTTGGCGTAGTTTTGCTGTTCGGCATTGACGAGGAAACTTTGCAGCGCGTAGCTGTTCCAGCCGTGGCCGAAGAAGGGTGCCGTCTGAAAAGCCAGCCAGGCTTTTTTAGCTTCGATTTGGCGCGCCGAACCTTCAAAACTGCTGGTGCCTACGCGCTCGACCGCCGTTTCGTAGCTGCCGTTGCCCAGCCATTCGAGGATGTGTCCCATCGAAAACTGGAAGAAAAAGACCGCCAATACGGCAAACAGCATCACAGCGGTGAGGCGGTTGGCCTCTCTGCCCGCTCGCCAGCGCCAAAACGGCAGCAGCAGGCCGACACCGATGACGTAGGTCAGAATCGTGCGCGAGTTGACCAAGCCCATCACGCCGGCCAGACCGGCGACCAGCAAAAATCCCAGCCATGCCGGCATTTTGCGCTGCGCCCAAAGGTAGGCCGCGCTAAGCGTTCCCCACATCAAATAATGGCCGAGATGGTTGCGCTGGCCGAGCTGGCCGCTGATACCGTCTTTATTGGCATAGGCAGTGATGCCGCGTAACAGGCCGGTGCCCGAGAGGCCGTTAAACTGCAACACGGCAATCACGGCCTGCGCCAATGCGCCGAACAGCAAAGTCCACGCAAATATTGTTACCGCGCGCTCCTGCCCGTATTCCGCAATCCAGCCGCGGCAGGCCCAAGCGGCGAGGGCGAGGATGATAAACGTCCACACCACCATGTCGTTCATGCCCGGGTAGGTCAGATTCATCAGCCGCGCCTGTGCCCACCAAAACGCTGCCAACACCAGCAGACATTTCGCCGCGGCGGAGAATTTGACGTTCAAGAGCCCGCAGTAGGCCGTGACCAGCACCAACAGCGCCGCGCCCGTCAGCGAACCGGCCTCCAGATAAAAACTCGACAACGGCCCCGTGCGGTAAAGCGAGAGGAAGGGTGCAATGTTTATCCAGATAAAACAAAACCATAAGGGCAGGAAACGCTCGTTCCACACGCTGCTGCTGCCGTCTGAAAATTTTTGGAACATCATGCTGCGGCCTTTCGCTGTTGCCGGATAAAGCCCAAACAGGCCAGAAAAAACACGCTGCTGCACACCACCGACACCGCCGCACACGCGCGGCTCGCCGGCGCGGCATCAAACAGCCGCATACAGGCTTCGGCGAAATAAATCAGAACCAGCATCGAACTGTATTGGTAAGTATATGTTTTACCTTTCAAAATGCCCGCCAGCGGCAGACAAAGCGGCAGCGCCTTGAGTGCCAGCCACGAGCCGCCTTCGCGCAGCGGTGCAATCCAAAGTTCCCACGACAGGCTGACGGCAATCAAACCGATTAGGCCGGCGCAGGCGGCGTAATAAGACAGGGAGCGGGTGGGGGAGGGGGGCATAGAAATGAGTGGTGTGTGGAAAAGTGTTTGCGAACAAGATGTATAGAGGGTGAGGCCGTCTGAAAAGTTTCATGGTGCGGTAAAATTTTCAGACGGCCTGAGCGTTTTGCAAAAATAAGAAACGCCAGTTTGCAGGGGCGGGTTTTATACCCGTCCGAACTCCAATAATTCTGAAATATTAAGTTTTTTCAGTAATTTAAAGGCTTACGGGCGGGTATAAAACCCACCCCTGCAAGCGCTTCTCAAGATTTTCAGCTTTTTTGCAAAGTTCTTGGTCTTCTTGGCTTTCAGACGGCCTCACCCAACCTTCGCAGGCGGGGGCGGCGTATCGTTTTCCGTTTCGTCTTCCCGTTCGACAGGTTTGATAAAGCGGCTGAACCAAATCCCCGCTTCGTAAAGCAAAACCAGCGGTACGGCGAGCAGGAGCTGGGAAAGTACGTCGGGCGGGGTGATGACGGCGGCGACGATAAATGCGCCGACAATCACATAAGGCCGCGCGACTTTGAGCTGTTCGGCCGTGACCACACCCATTCGGGCGAGCAAAATGACGACGACGGGTACTTCAAACGTCGTGCCGAAAGCGACAAACATGCCCAAAATAAACGACAGGTATTTGTCGATGTCGGTCGCCATGTTGACGCCCGTGGGCGTAACGCCGGCCAAGAATTTGAAAATAATCGGAAAAACCAAGAAATAGGCGAACGCCATGCCGACGAAAAACAGCAAAAAGCTGGAAACGACCAGCGGGAAGACCAGCCGTTTTTCGTGGCGGTAGAGCGCGGGCGCGACAAACGCCCAAACCTGATAGAGCGTGTGCGGCAGCGAAATCAGGAAGGCCGCCATCAGCGTGACTTTGACAGGTACGAAAAACGGCGCAATCACATCGGTGGCAATCATGCTGGTGTCTTTCGGCAGCGACGACATCAGCGGTGCGGCGGTAAAGGAATAGAGTTGCTGCGCGAAAGGCATCAGCGCGAGAAAGCAGACAACGAGGCCGCCGAGGATCCACATCAGTCGGCGGCGCAGTTCGAGCAGGTGCTCGATTAAAGGCTGGGTGGGTTGGGTTTCAGACACCGTAGGCTCACTTTTTACGGACGCGCAGTTTCGGTTTGGCTTGGAATTTCGGGCGCATATCGCGTTTGCGCTGCATCGCCTGCTTGCGCAGCGAAGCCGTGTGCAGCAGGCCGACCGACGGCGCGGTTTCGAGATATTCGACCTGCGGGCTTTCAGACGGCATCGAAGCGGCGGTCAGATAATCGCGCCAAGCCTTGTTTTGTGCGGATTCGGAATCTTCGGCAGTTTCGGCGGCAGGCGGGGCGACGGGCTGGCCGTTTTCGTCGAGCAAAGTATCAGACGGCATTTCGCCCTGCGGCAGCGGATTGCCTTGTGCGTCTACACCGAAATCGGCGGGCGTGCGCTGTTCGGGCAGGCGTTCCCACGGTTTGAGGCCGTCTGAAATCTGGTTCAGATTGTTTTGCGCCTCGCTGCCGACGTCTTTGATTTCGTTTTTAAACTGCGTGGCGGCGGCTTCAAATTCCTGCTTGGCCTTGCGCAATTCGTCCAACTCGACCTGCGCGCTCAACTCCTGCTTGACGTTGGCGACCAGCCGCTGCATTTTGCCGACAAGCCGCCCCGCCGTGCGTGCCACGGCAGGCAGGCGCTCGGGCCCCAGCACGATTAAGGCGACAACGCCGACGAGCAGAAGCTCGCTCAAACCGAAATCAAACATAAATCAGGCTTTGTCTTCGTCTTTTTTGTGTTCGATAACTTCTTCTTTTTTCGAGGTATTGTCGGTACCTTCGTTCAGACCTTCTTTAAAGTCGTGTACCGCGCCGCCCAAGTCTTTGCCGACGTTGCGCAGTTTTTTGGTGCCGAACACCAAAACGACAATGACCAAAACAATCAGCCAATGCCAGATAGAAAAGCTGCCCATGATGTTTCCTTTGATTTTAATTGAGAAAATTCAGAATGTTAGGAGGGTGTGCCCATGATGTGGATATGCAGGTGGAACACTTCCTGACCACCACCTTTGCCTGTGTTGATGACGGTTTTGAAACCGTTGGTCAAACCCGCGGCTTCGGCAATCTGCGGCACTTTCAGCATCATTTTGCCCAACAGCGCTTCATGTTCGGCCTTGGCGTGGGCGAGCGAATCGAAGTGAGCTTTGGGAATAAGCAGCAGATGCACGGGTGCGGCGGGGCGGATGTCTTTGAAACACAGCATTTCGCCGTCTTCGTAAACCGTGTCGGACGGAATGTCTTTGGCGGCGATTTTGCAGAAAATGCAGTCGGTCATGGTTTTGCTCCGTAAGGCCGTCTGAATAAGGCTGGTGAACAGGATAGAACCATTCAGACGGCCTGATTGAATATTTTCGGAATTGTATAGCGAATCAGGCAGAAAACCAACCCGGCGGGCAGGCGGCGTTTTATAGTGAAATAAAATAAGAAAGATACGAGGCGGCAAGGTGCAGACAGTACAGGAGATGAACTTGGCGCTTCAGCGCTTTAGTGAATCGTCCTCTTTGAGCCCGGCCGCAGCCAACGCAGTAGATTTTTTATTTATAGTTCACTACTCTGCCGTACGGGCGGCTTTTTCCGCCAACCCTGACAAACCCTGACGGCGCGCCAGCTCGGCGGCAACGTCTTCCACGCGCAGGCCGTGGTGGGCGAGCAGAACCATGCTGTGAAACCACAGGTCGGCGGTTTCGTAAATCAGGTGTTCGCGGTCGCCGTCTTTCGAGGCCATCAGCACTTCGCCGGCTTCTTCGATGACTTTTTTCAGAATTTTGTCCTGCCCTTTATGCAGGAGTTGGGCGACGTAGGATTCGTCGGGATTGCCGCCTTTGCGGGAGTCGATGGTGTTTTGGATTTGTGTGAAAACGGTGTCGGTCATGAGAGGGCTTTCATTGGGTTGGAACAGGATGCCGTCTGAAAATCTGTAAAACATTTCAGACGGCATGGCCGGAAAACGGCGGTTTACGGATGCTTATGCCTGTAAATTTCCGTTTCGTCTTTCAATACCGCGTCCGCCGTCTGCCACGCGCTGCCGTCCCAAACCTTGTAGAAACAGCTTTCGCGCCCGGTGTGGCAGGCGATGCCGCCGTTTTGTTCGATCAGCATCACCACCGCATCGCCGTCGCAGTCGAGGCGCAGTTCGTGCACTTTCTGCGTGTGTCCCGATTCTTCGCCCTTCATCCACTGCTTTTGGCGCGAACGGCTGTAATAATGGGCAAAACCCGTTGCGGCGGTCTGTTGCAGCGCTTCGGCATTCATCCACGCCAACATCAGCACGCGGCGGGTTTTCCAATCCTGCGCAACGGCGCAGACCAAACCTTTTTCGTCAAATTTAACGGCTTGGAGCAGGGCTTCGGGGGCCATGTTCGGAATCCTTTGTTAGAGGCCGTCTGAAATTAAAAAAATTCAGACGGTATGAGAATTTTGTGGAAATAAAAAACGGCTGTCTGAAATAGTTATGGACGTCGTTCCCGCGCAGGCGGGAATCTACGTTTGATCTTTTGAAACTTATTTAAAAACAATGTATTGCCTGTTTTTAACCGTCGATTCCCACCTGCGCGGGAATAACGTCTGTGAAAGTTTCAGGCGGCTTTTTGATTTTTGCAACGTCCGGATTGTGAACGTTGGCAGGCAGCGGTTTGATAACAATAAAGCTGCCCATGCCGTCTGAAAACTCACAGCCTGATTTCAATCCCTGCTTCCTGCATGGCGAGTTTGGCTTCGTGGATGCCGATTTCGCCGAAGTGGAAAATACTGGCGGCCAAAACGGCGTCGGCTTTGCCTTCTTTGATGCCGTCGATGAGGTGCTGGATGTTGCCCACGCCGCCGGAGGCGATGACGGGAATATCGACGGCTTCGCTGATGGCACGGGTCAGCGGCAGGTTGAAGCCTTGTTTGGTGCCGTCCCTGTCCATACTGGTGAGGAGGATTTCGCCGGCGCCGCGGTTCTGCATTTCGACTGCCCATGCGACGGCGTCGAGGCCGGTCGGTTTGCGGCCGCCGTGGGTGAAGATTTCCCAACGGGTGTTTTCGGGGTTGACGGCTTTGGCGTCGATGGCGACGACGATGGCCTGCGAACCGAAAAATCCGCTGGCTTCGTTGACCAAATCGGGATTGGTCACGGCGGCGGTGTTGATGCTGGCTTTGTCGGCGCCCGCGTTGAGCAGTCGGCGCACGTCGGCGACGGAGCGCACGCCGCCGCCGACGGTCAGGGGGATGAAAACCTGCGCGGCGACGCCTTCGATGATGTGGAGAATGGTGTCGCGGTTGTCGGAGGAGGCGGTAATGTCGAGAAAAGCCAGCTCGTCTGCGCCTTCGTCGTTGTAACGTTTGGCGACATCGACGGGATTGCCAGCGTCGCGCAGGCCGAGGAAGTTGACGCCTTTGACGACACGGCCGTTGTCCACGTCGAGGCAGGGGATGATGCGTTTTGCCAGTGCCATAGAGATTCTTTCTTTCAAGCAGGGCAAAGCCGCTGCGGAATTAAACTTTGGTGAAAACGGCGGAAACCAGCTGGGGCAGACTGTCGTTGAGGAAAAAATAGCCTGCCGCGGCGGCAACGGCCATCAGCGCGGTGGCGGCGAAGCTCGAGCTGAAGCGGTCGACGAGGAAAAAGACGAGGGCGGTATAGACCCACAAAATACCGTAACCGGCCAGCCATTTGTTGTCGATAACAGGCATTTGGAACATGACCAGAGCGTTGACAATGGCGATGAGCACGGTAAACCACAGGCTCTCGCTGATGGCGTAAATGTCGCGGCCGGACGACCAGATGATCCAGAATCCTAAAATAAAAGCTGCCAACATGGTGAGTAAAATCCCTTTCTATGTTTGGTAATGTGGAAAAGTTTTTTGTTTTTTGAGGCCGTCTGAAAGGTTGGGAGTTGGGTTTTCAGACGGCCTTTTTGTTTGGTCGTTTTTGCCTTCCCGCGGAAGGGCGGACTTCGGTTGTAGGCCGGGCTTCAGCCCGGCGAAGTTCTGACCTGATTTTGTAAGATGTTGGGCTAATGGTTCGACAAGCCCGCCAACCGGGCCCAGCATACGGGTTTCGGAATTTTTCAGACGGCCTTCAAAAATAATGCGGTTTGAGGCTGTCTGAAATTTCTTTGAACCCGACCAAGTTCCGCCAACAAAATCAATCAAACGCATTTTGCGGCGGTTTTATATTTTCAGACGGCCTGTTATCCCGAACCGCCTCAAGCCAGCGAATCGGCCAGTTTTTGCGCTTCGGCGAAGTCGATGCTGCCCTCGTAAATCGCGCGGCCGGTAATCGCTCCGGTCACGCCGCTTTTTTCGACGGCGCAGAGGGCGCGGATGTCGTCGAGGTTGGTCAGGCCGCCGGAAGCGATGACGGGGATTTTCACGGCTTCGGCGAGTTTGACCGTGGCCTCGATGTTGACGCCGCCCATCATGCCGTCGCGGCCGATGTCGGTGTAGATGATGCTGTTGACGCCGTCGTCTTCAAAGCGTCGGGCAAGGTCGGTAACATGGTGGTCGGTAACGGTTGCCCAGCCGTCGATGGCGGCCATGCCGTCTTTGGCGTCGAGACCGACGATGATGTGGCCGGCA
Coding sequences within it:
- a CDS encoding DUF2069 domain-containing protein — encoded protein: MPPSPTRSLSYYAACAGLIGLIAVSLSWELWIAPLREGGSWLALKALPLCLPLAGILKGKTYTYQYSSMLVLIYFAEACMRLFDAAPASRACAAVSVVCSSVFFLACLGFIRQQRKAAA
- a CDS encoding histidine triad nucleotide-binding protein, producing MTDCIFCKIAAKDIPSDTVYEDGEMLCFKDIRPAAPVHLLLIPKAHFDSLAHAKAEHEALLGKMMLKVPQIAEAAGLTNGFKTVINTGKGGGQEVFHLHIHIMGTPS
- a CDS encoding PglL family O-oligosaccharyltransferase, which produces MFQKFSDGSSSVWNERFLPLWFCFIWINIAPFLSLYRTGPLSSFYLEAGSLTGAALLVLVTAYCGLLNVKFSAAAKCLLVLAAFWWAQARLMNLTYPGMNDMVVWTFIILALAAWACRGWIAEYGQERAVTIFAWTLLFGALAQAVIAVLQFNGLSGTGLLRGITAYANKDGISGQLGQRNHLGHYLMWGTLSAAYLWAQRKMPAWLGFLLVAGLAGVMGLVNSRTILTYVIGVGLLLPFWRWRAGREANRLTAVMLFAVLAVFFFQFSMGHILEWLGNGSYETAVERVGTSSFEGSARQIEAKKAWLAFQTAPFFGHGWNSYALQSFLVNAEQQNYANNILGVLFTHAHNIVLNLLAEMGLVGTLLVAACILTAVWRMLSRPNHPASLLLLATMTVSMCHSMLEYPLWYIYFLTPFCLMLSLSPAQQQDVSDGLMQAKLRNLGGGLLALGIIAGILQLGWTYTNLTEYSQQQKTDTAVKIQQKISGLKQIAADSPILRYYAELGLARHFSPTDNTINPVAEKAALAALTYRPYANAHQVGLYYQRQGKTAEARKWMQAMYYYYPYHIPYYQTQIAAHPALQPLAAEADVQCQTAYGKFLRFEKLKKITCTAAVSKAK
- the hisI gene encoding phosphoribosyl-AMP cyclohydrolase; translation: MAPEALLQAVKFDEKGLVCAVAQDWKTRRVLMLAWMNAEALQQTAATGFAHYYSRSRQKQWMKGEESGHTQKVHELRLDCDGDAVVMLIEQNGGIACHTGRESCFYKVWDGSAWQTADAVLKDETEIYRHKHP
- the tatA gene encoding Sec-independent protein translocase subunit TatA yields the protein MGSFSIWHWLIVLVIVVLVFGTKKLRNVGKDLGGAVHDFKEGLNEGTDNTSKKEEVIEHKKDEDKA
- a CDS encoding phosphoribosyl-ATP diphosphatase codes for the protein MTDTVFTQIQNTIDSRKGGNPDESYVAQLLHKGQDKILKKVIEEAGEVLMASKDGDREHLIYETADLWFHSMVLLAHHGLRVEDVAAELARRQGLSGLAEKAARTAE
- the tatB gene encoding Sec-independent protein translocase protein TatB; protein product: MFDFGLSELLLVGVVALIVLGPERLPAVARTAGRLVGKMQRLVANVKQELSAQVELDELRKAKQEFEAAATQFKNEIKDVGSEAQNNLNQISDGLKPWERLPEQRTPADFGVDAQGNPLPQGEMPSDTLLDENGQPVAPPAAETAEDSESAQNKAWRDYLTAASMPSESPQVEYLETAPSVGLLHTASLRKQAMQRKRDMRPKFQAKPKLRVRKK
- the tatC gene encoding twin-arginine translocase subunit TatC, which codes for MSETQPTQPLIEHLLELRRRLMWILGGLVVCFLALMPFAQQLYSFTAAPLMSSLPKDTSMIATDVIAPFFVPVKVTLMAAFLISLPHTLYQVWAFVAPALYRHEKRLVFPLVVSSFLLFFVGMAFAYFLVFPIIFKFLAGVTPTGVNMATDIDKYLSFILGMFVAFGTTFEVPVVVILLARMGVVTAEQLKVARPYVIVGAFIVAAVITPPDVLSQLLLAVPLVLLYEAGIWFSRFIKPVEREDETENDTPPPPAKVG